A single genomic interval of Nitrospiria bacterium harbors:
- a CDS encoding GTP-binding protein, whose product MSKAKFERTKPHLNVGTIGHVDHGKTTLTAAITKVLAEKKMAEYLAYDKI is encoded by the coding sequence ATGTCAAAAGCGAAATTTGAACGAACGAAGCCGCATTTAAATGTGGGGACGATCGGGCATGTGGATCATGGGAAGACGACGTTGACCGCGGCGATTACGAAGGTATTGGCAGAAAAGAAGATGGCGGAGTATTTAGCCTACGATAAGATC
- a CDS encoding RNA methyltransferase gives MEGLCTAEGIRLGEEACQVPGLIQQVFFSDRCRENKRGSQLIQTVSRLGFPMFCVSERVAGFLSETQQNQGIFIIFKRVEGVVQNILSKSGFFGVLLVDLQDPGNFGSLIRVSEASGITGVLYTQKGVDPFHPKVVRSSMGSLFRIPLGAVNDVFGVLSHCRERGIQTVSTGIQSQTPYYDIDFKNPTLLVFGQEGSGLPEQVMEKTDFSASIPMKTPVDSLNVAVSAGIIFYEAARQRGVLKRN, from the coding sequence ATGGAAGGTTTATGCACGGCTGAAGGAATCCGGTTGGGGGAGGAAGCCTGTCAGGTTCCGGGATTAATCCAGCAGGTTTTTTTCAGTGACCGGTGCAGAGAAAATAAAAGGGGATCCCAGTTAATTCAAACGGTTTCAAGGCTTGGTTTTCCAATGTTTTGTGTTTCCGAAAGGGTGGCTGGTTTTTTATCGGAAACCCAACAGAATCAGGGGATTTTTATTATTTTTAAACGGGTGGAAGGGGTGGTTCAAAACATCTTATCAAAGTCAGGATTTTTTGGGGTTTTGTTAGTGGATCTTCAGGACCCTGGAAATTTTGGTTCCCTCATCAGGGTTTCGGAGGCCTCGGGGATAACAGGGGTTCTGTATACACAAAAGGGGGTGGATCCTTTCCACCCTAAAGTGGTTCGGTCTTCCATGGGAAGTCTTTTCCGAATTCCCTTGGGAGCGGTAAATGATGTGTTCGGCGTACTGTCCCATTGCAGGGAAAGAGGAATACAAACGGTTTCCACAGGAATTCAAAGCCAAACACCTTATTACGACATAGATTTTAAAAACCCTACCTTATTAGTATTTGGGCAGGAGGGTTCAGGGTTACCAGAACAGGTAATGGAAAAAACGGATTTTTCAGCCTCCATTCCAATGAAAACACCGGTAGATTCTTTAAATGTAGCGGTTTCTGCAGGGATTATTTTTTATGAGGCGGCACGCCAAAGAGGGGTTTTGAAGCGAAATTAA
- a CDS encoding DegT/DnrJ/EryC1/StrS family aminotransferase, with translation MKVPFFDLKLQYQSIHKEVEGVLKDIFEEQGFILGPRVKEFEKKMASYLGVRNAVGVASGTDSLYLSLMALGVQPGDEVITTPFTFFATAGVISRLGATPVFVDIDPNTFLMNPSQVEEVMTPNAKAVIPVHLFGLMVDLKPLKVLSEEEELFIIEDVAQATGARDGSEMAGTVGTFGCFSFFPSKNLGGAGDGGLITTQSDSYGDLIRRLRVHGSAEGYFHTEVGINSRLDVLQAAILEIKLKFLEQWNKQRRENAERYAEMFQSAGLGEKISIPQVREGCTHVFNQYVIKTDQRDKLKTFLNDKEIGTAVYYPLPLHLQPCFKNLGYKEGDFPVSENAARTVLALPIFPELEVEQQAFIVETISEFFKKS, from the coding sequence GTGAAGGTACCTTTTTTTGATTTAAAATTACAATATCAATCGATTCATAAAGAAGTCGAGGGCGTTCTGAAAGACATTTTTGAAGAGCAGGGGTTTATTTTAGGGCCCCGAGTTAAAGAATTTGAAAAAAAAATGGCTTCCTATCTAGGGGTTCGAAATGCGGTTGGTGTAGCATCTGGCACCGATTCCCTTTACTTGTCCCTCATGGCTTTAGGCGTCCAACCCGGGGATGAGGTTATAACGACTCCTTTTACCTTTTTTGCCACTGCGGGTGTGATCAGCCGTTTGGGAGCAACCCCGGTTTTCGTCGATATTGATCCTAACACTTTTTTAATGAATCCTTCCCAAGTTGAAGAAGTGATGACCCCTAACGCCAAGGCCGTTATTCCTGTTCATCTTTTCGGTTTGATGGTTGATCTGAAGCCCTTAAAGGTGTTGTCGGAGGAAGAAGAGCTTTTTATCATTGAAGATGTCGCTCAAGCCACCGGGGCTCGGGATGGTTCCGAAATGGCCGGAACGGTGGGGACTTTTGGTTGTTTTAGTTTTTTCCCTTCGAAGAATTTGGGAGGGGCTGGAGATGGAGGTTTAATCACCACTCAGAGTGATTCTTATGGAGATTTGATCCGAAGACTTCGGGTTCACGGAAGCGCTGAGGGTTATTTTCATACAGAAGTGGGAATCAATAGCCGTTTGGATGTTCTTCAAGCAGCCATTCTAGAAATTAAACTTAAATTTCTGGAGCAATGGAATAAACAACGTCGAGAAAATGCTGAACGATACGCAGAAATGTTTCAAAGCGCGGGGTTAGGAGAAAAAATTTCCATTCCCCAGGTCCGGGAGGGATGTACCCACGTTTTTAACCAGTATGTGATAAAAACGGACCAGCGGGATAAATTAAAAACTTTTTTAAATGATAAGGAAATCGGAACGGCAGTATACTACCCCCTTCCCCTCCATCTCCAACCTTGTTTTAAAAACCTTGGGTATAAAGAAGGAGATTTTCCTGTTTCTGAGAATGCGGCCCGAACGGTTCTTGCCTTACCCATTTTCCCTGAGCTGGAGGTTGAACAACAAGCTTTTATTGTTGAGACCATTTCTGAGTTTTTCAAGAAATCGTGA
- a CDS encoding glycosyltransferase family 4 protein, with protein MKKGALVFVVTKLELGGAQKMALSLLRGMREKGVDLYLITGTGGILEPEAQDIPGLTIFFVSDLVRPINPIKDFLAFCHIYWFIRRIKKGLFPLSQIIVHTHSSKAGILGRWAAFFAGVSLIFHTYHGFGFHDRQNIFLRKCLVFVEKLTSLITDRIIGVSHANIQKGETLGILKPEKTLLVHYGIDLSAFKRNGHSSFNLKSGLGFPPDAPLVGMIACFKPQKAPLDFVRMAQMVQREIPQCLFVMIGDGVLRPIIEKTIRDLGLKDKIFLLGWREDIPDLFGIMDIFVLTSLWEGMPICLLEASASGIPIVATHVDGTPEVVQNGGNGFLVSPRDVAGMSRFVIQLLKDQPGAKKMGKKGQQIVKSFEINRMVQTHQNLYFKEIL; from the coding sequence TTGAAGAAAGGGGCTTTGGTTTTTGTCGTTACAAAACTGGAATTGGGGGGAGCCCAGAAAATGGCCCTTTCCCTTCTGAGGGGAATGAGAGAGAAGGGGGTGGATTTATATTTGATTACGGGGACGGGTGGAATCCTTGAACCCGAAGCCCAGGACATTCCCGGTTTAACCATTTTTTTTGTTTCAGACCTGGTTCGCCCGATCAACCCAATTAAAGATTTCCTGGCTTTTTGTCATATTTATTGGTTTATCAGGCGAATTAAAAAAGGCTTATTTCCCCTTTCGCAAATCATTGTTCATACCCACAGTTCAAAAGCCGGTATATTGGGTAGATGGGCTGCTTTTTTTGCCGGGGTTTCCCTGATATTTCATACCTATCATGGGTTTGGTTTCCACGATCGCCAGAATATATTTTTGAGAAAATGTCTGGTTTTTGTGGAAAAGCTCACATCTTTAATTACCGATCGAATAATCGGTGTTTCCCACGCCAATATTCAAAAAGGAGAAACATTAGGAATCTTAAAACCGGAAAAAACCCTTTTGGTTCATTATGGGATCGATCTGTCTGCTTTCAAACGGAATGGCCACTCTTCTTTTAATTTAAAAAGTGGTTTGGGTTTTCCTCCCGATGCCCCACTGGTGGGAATGATTGCCTGCTTTAAACCCCAAAAAGCTCCTCTTGATTTTGTTCGAATGGCCCAAATGGTTCAACGGGAGATTCCCCAATGTTTATTTGTGATGATAGGGGACGGTGTCTTAAGGCCTATCATTGAGAAAACCATTCGAGACCTTGGGCTGAAAGATAAAATTTTTCTATTAGGGTGGAGAGAGGATATTCCTGACCTTTTCGGTATCATGGATATTTTTGTATTAACCTCTCTTTGGGAAGGAATGCCAATTTGCCTTTTGGAGGCTTCGGCCAGCGGAATTCCAATTGTGGCGACCCATGTGGATGGAACTCCTGAAGTTGTTCAAAACGGAGGGAATGGTTTTCTGGTTTCCCCGAGGGATGTGGCCGGAATGAGCCGTTTCGTAATTCAACTTTTAAAGGATCAGCCGGGTGCGAAAAAGATGGGGAAAAAGGGTCAACAGATAGTCAAGTCTTTTGAAATTAATCGTATGGTTCAAACCCATCAAAATTTATATTTTAAAGAAATCCTTTAA
- a CDS encoding FAD-dependent oxidoreductase, with amino-acid sequence MSKRIVIIGGGLAGLSTAYHLDGASYELYEKGDRVGGLCRSSKVDGFTFDFTGHLLHFRKPEIKTLVENLMKGQLGGHGRESYIFSKGVFTSYPFQANTHGLPPEVIKECLLGFVESLIQQNQLNVFPNSNDGRKNTQNGFSFEAWIHQTFGEGIARHFMVPFNEKLWQRPLTQLTSDWVSWLVPKPNLEDVINGALGLTRRDLGYNPSFFYPKKGGIETLPRMMAKNLSHIYLGEEIDAVSLKKKNIKLKSGRTVDFDILVSTMPLPEFIQCCNDLPPRMKKIASGLEYISVYNVNLGVNRDGLSKKHWVYFPEKEFPFYRVGFPMNFSPSLAPKGRSSLYVEISHLPNVLIPKEVLLGEVRRGLVRSGILKEKDEIVVSQIQNIDYAYVIFNGYRQKHLSPLLQNLKKRGIFSIGRYGAWEHTSMEDAIYQGKQTAQEIMENKSGEDD; translated from the coding sequence ATGTCAAAAAGAATCGTTATCATTGGTGGAGGATTGGCCGGACTCAGCACGGCTTATCACCTCGACGGCGCCTCCTATGAACTCTATGAAAAGGGGGATCGGGTGGGGGGGCTTTGTCGTTCTTCCAAAGTGGATGGATTTACATTTGATTTTACTGGCCACCTTCTTCATTTTCGGAAACCAGAAATTAAAACCCTCGTGGAAAATCTGATGAAGGGCCAATTGGGTGGCCATGGAAGGGAATCTTATATTTTCTCCAAGGGTGTATTTACTTCTTATCCATTTCAAGCCAATACTCACGGCCTTCCCCCCGAGGTGATTAAAGAATGTCTTTTGGGTTTTGTTGAGTCCCTAATTCAACAAAATCAATTGAACGTTTTCCCCAATTCGAATGACGGCCGAAAAAATACCCAAAATGGATTTTCATTTGAAGCGTGGATTCACCAAACCTTTGGTGAAGGGATTGCACGCCATTTTATGGTCCCTTTTAATGAAAAATTATGGCAAAGACCCTTAACCCAATTAACCAGTGATTGGGTTTCATGGCTTGTTCCGAAACCCAACTTAGAGGATGTTATCAATGGGGCCTTGGGACTCACTCGGAGGGATTTGGGTTATAACCCCTCATTTTTTTATCCCAAAAAAGGTGGAATTGAAACCCTTCCCCGGATGATGGCCAAAAACCTGTCCCATATTTATCTTGGAGAAGAGATTGATGCTGTGAGCCTCAAGAAAAAAAATATCAAGCTCAAGAGTGGGAGGACGGTGGATTTTGATATTCTGGTGTCAACAATGCCTCTTCCTGAGTTCATTCAATGTTGTAATGACCTTCCACCACGCATGAAAAAAATCGCATCAGGTCTGGAATATATTTCCGTTTATAATGTGAATTTAGGTGTGAACCGAGATGGATTATCTAAAAAACATTGGGTTTATTTTCCCGAGAAAGAGTTCCCCTTTTACCGGGTGGGTTTTCCAATGAATTTTTCCCCTTCCCTAGCCCCAAAGGGGAGGAGTTCCCTTTATGTAGAAATATCCCATCTTCCCAATGTTTTGATTCCCAAGGAGGTGTTGCTTGGGGAAGTGAGACGGGGTTTGGTTCGGTCCGGAATTTTAAAGGAGAAAGATGAGATCGTGGTTTCCCAAATTCAAAACATTGACTATGCTTATGTCATCTTTAACGGTTACCGGCAAAAACATCTTTCCCCTCTTCTTCAAAATTTAAAAAAGCGGGGAATTTTTTCCATCGGGCGGTATGGGGCCTGGGAACACACCTCCATGGAGGATGCGATTTACCAAGGAAAACAGACTGCCCAAGAAATTATGGAAAATAAAAGCGGGGAGGATGATTGA
- a CDS encoding MraY family glycosyltransferase: MIFHLLGFAIAFLVSLYGTPIARKAALKFGIVDKPDGHLKSHREPVPYLGGLSIYLAFLLSLSFTFSFSQEVLGIILSGTLVLILGLIDDLGVLSPQVKLVGQFIAIFILIKSGIYIQLAFLPFWLQVTLTVIWLIVLVNAFNLIDVMDGLSAGVACLSALVLFFISALNGAEMIAMMSITLCGSLLGFLRYNFRPAKIFMGDCGSLFVGLMLGALAMNGSYTQINTVAMLAPIFILGVPIFDTFFVSYIRFRRGMSIFKGSQDHFALRLRKWALSVEQTVLLSYGVTLVLGLLGILLIQVSIEKAVFLVGITFLVLTLVGFFLKRIDMKL; encoded by the coding sequence ATGATCTTCCATCTCCTTGGTTTTGCAATTGCATTTCTGGTGTCTTTATACGGAACACCCATTGCCCGAAAAGCTGCTTTAAAGTTTGGGATTGTGGACAAACCGGATGGGCATTTAAAAAGCCATAGGGAACCTGTTCCCTATTTGGGGGGCTTATCTATCTATTTGGCTTTTCTATTAAGTCTCTCTTTTACCTTTTCTTTTAGCCAGGAAGTTTTGGGAATCATCTTATCCGGAACCTTGGTCCTGATCCTTGGGTTAATTGACGATTTAGGGGTTTTATCACCGCAGGTTAAATTAGTCGGACAATTTATTGCCATTTTTATTTTGATCAAAAGTGGAATTTATATTCAACTGGCATTTTTGCCGTTTTGGTTGCAGGTCACCTTAACGGTGATTTGGCTTATTGTTCTGGTCAATGCGTTTAATTTAATTGATGTGATGGACGGGTTATCAGCAGGGGTTGCCTGTCTTTCCGCTTTGGTTCTATTTTTCATTTCTGCTTTGAACGGGGCTGAAATGATAGCCATGATGTCAATCACTCTTTGTGGGAGTCTTTTGGGTTTCCTTCGGTATAATTTCCGGCCTGCAAAAATTTTTATGGGAGACTGCGGAAGCCTTTTTGTGGGTCTAATGCTTGGAGCTTTGGCGATGAATGGAAGCTATACTCAGATCAATACCGTTGCAATGCTGGCCCCTATTTTTATTTTGGGAGTTCCGATTTTTGATACCTTTTTTGTTTCCTATATTCGTTTTCGCAGGGGCATGTCAATTTTTAAAGGAAGCCAGGACCATTTTGCCCTTAGGCTTCGAAAATGGGCACTTTCTGTGGAGCAGACGGTTTTATTGAGTTATGGGGTTACCCTGGTTTTGGGTCTTTTGGGAATTCTATTAATTCAGGTTTCTATAGAAAAAGCCGTTTTCTTAGTAGGGATTACCTTTTTGGTTTTAACCTTGGTCGGTTTTTTTCTAAAACGAATTGATATGAAATTGTAG
- a CDS encoding glycosyltransferase family 2 protein, which translates to MVKVKTPIRTTVVIVNWNGGSYLRNCIQSIHSQTVFPLEIIVVDNHSTDESLKVLGKEKNLVTICNEENRGFSVACNQGIRLGKGTHFLILNSDTELERNYVEKMEEVLAWDERIGMVTGRILRFDRFFIDSCGQILGRNRRAIELGYGQRNQDQFQKPGEVFSICGAVAFYRKEMLEDIGIPGEYFDEDFFAFYEDIDLGWRARNRGWKGFYTPHALAYHCRGGTNSPKSKHSWFFSRFEFTRRPRSIQVDIVLNRYLTIIKNDRMGNFLRDLPFILFYEILLWGYIFIFRPVLVLDILKKMHLVKRAFMKRKMIQNKNHPFVNFEHKTVS; encoded by the coding sequence ATGGTGAAGGTAAAGACGCCCATTCGAACAACGGTGGTTATAGTTAATTGGAATGGGGGGAGTTATTTGCGGAATTGTATTCAATCCATCCATTCTCAAACGGTTTTTCCCTTAGAGATTATCGTTGTGGATAATCATTCCACCGATGAATCCTTAAAGGTGTTGGGGAAGGAAAAAAACCTGGTTACCATTTGCAATGAAGAAAACCGGGGGTTTAGTGTTGCTTGTAACCAAGGAATCCGGCTGGGAAAGGGGACCCATTTCTTGATCCTAAACTCCGATACCGAATTGGAAAGAAATTATGTTGAAAAAATGGAAGAAGTACTTGCATGGGATGAACGAATTGGGATGGTAACTGGCCGAATTCTACGGTTTGACCGGTTTTTCATTGATTCCTGTGGCCAAATCCTTGGAAGAAATAGACGGGCAATTGAATTGGGGTATGGCCAAAGGAATCAAGATCAGTTTCAAAAACCGGGGGAGGTTTTCTCCATTTGTGGGGCTGTCGCTTTTTATCGAAAAGAAATGTTGGAAGATATTGGAATACCAGGAGAGTACTTTGACGAAGATTTTTTTGCCTTTTATGAGGATATTGATTTGGGATGGAGGGCTCGAAACCGGGGATGGAAGGGGTTTTATACCCCCCATGCCCTTGCCTATCACTGCCGGGGGGGAACCAATTCCCCAAAAAGTAAACATTCATGGTTTTTTTCTCGCTTCGAATTTACCCGCCGTCCCCGTTCCATTCAAGTGGATATTGTTCTAAACCGTTATTTGACAATAATAAAAAATGACCGCATGGGGAATTTTCTGAGGGATTTACCTTTTATTCTCTTCTATGAAATCCTTTTATGGGGTTATATTTTTATTTTTCGTCCCGTATTGGTTTTGGATATTTTAAAGAAAATGCATCTGGTGAAAAGGGCCTTTATGAAGCGAAAAATGATTCAAAATAAAAACCACCCTTTTGTTAATTTTGAGCATAAAACCGTGTCATGA
- a CDS encoding glycosyltransferase family 4 protein, whose product MQMGGAERTLFQIMKNLNPKLFELYLAAPQGPFFEFFRPLCREVFFLTPGYFPVRFRPLAYLRGFYALARNFYKVRFLMKEVSFDLVFSNTSVILHGLLAAKVFKIPHITMAHEILLPSFFRFFISKMLRVFSARVMVQSNAVAKHLFLDGVFPNLVKIPAGVSLNGDFQNGSREDQIFKDIPSERPLIGLVGLVEPTKGIDRFLKMAVEVLEKIPQALFLVVGKYDSKSFYYRRLLTLRRKLGLDHRLIFTGPIYRIQELLRRLDILVVTSINESLSLVSLEASANGIPVVAFDVGGISEVVHHGVTGCLIPSGDIQSMALTVTSLVQNEKLRKQMGLEGKKWVHNRFNLEDQKGKLEEAFLKILS is encoded by the coding sequence ATGCAAATGGGGGGAGCTGAGCGAACCTTATTTCAGATTATGAAAAACCTGAATCCGAAATTATTTGAACTTTACCTGGCGGCACCCCAGGGTCCTTTTTTTGAATTTTTTCGTCCACTTTGCCGTGAGGTATTTTTTTTAACCCCGGGATATTTTCCCGTTCGCTTTAGACCCTTAGCTTATTTAAGGGGGTTTTATGCTCTTGCACGCAATTTCTACAAGGTGAGATTTCTAATGAAAGAGGTGTCCTTCGATCTTGTTTTTAGTAATACCAGTGTAATTCTTCATGGACTTTTGGCTGCCAAGGTTTTTAAAATTCCCCATATTACCATGGCCCATGAAATCCTTTTGCCTTCTTTTTTTCGGTTTTTTATCTCCAAGATGTTGAGGGTTTTCAGTGCTCGGGTAATGGTTCAATCCAATGCCGTTGCCAAACATTTATTTCTAGATGGTGTGTTTCCCAATTTGGTAAAAATTCCCGCGGGGGTGAGTTTAAACGGGGATTTTCAAAATGGGTCCCGAGAGGACCAGATTTTTAAGGATATTCCCTCCGAAAGGCCTTTGATTGGATTAGTGGGATTGGTGGAACCCACGAAAGGGATTGATCGGTTTTTAAAAATGGCAGTAGAGGTTTTAGAAAAAATCCCTCAAGCTTTATTTTTGGTTGTTGGCAAATACGATTCCAAGTCTTTTTATTATCGGCGGTTATTAACCCTCCGACGAAAATTGGGGTTGGACCACCGGCTTATTTTTACCGGCCCCATTTACCGAATACAGGAATTGCTGAGGCGTTTAGATATTTTAGTCGTGACTTCAATTAATGAAAGTTTATCTTTGGTCAGTTTGGAAGCCAGCGCCAACGGAATTCCCGTTGTTGCTTTTGATGTGGGCGGAATTTCGGAAGTAGTGCACCACGGGGTTACCGGTTGTTTGATTCCATCTGGAGATATTCAGTCCATGGCCCTTACAGTAACTTCTTTGGTTCAAAATGAAAAGCTGAGAAAACAAATGGGTTTAGAGGGGAAAAAATGGGTCCATAACCGGTTTAATTTGGAAGATCAAAAAGGGAAATTGGAGGAAGCCTTTCTCAAAATCCTTTCTTAA
- the wecB gene encoding UDP-N-acetylglucosamine 2-epimerase (non-hydrolyzing), translating to MKILTLLGTRPEIIRLSLIMKSLDEVCDHVLVHSGQNFEPTLSDVFFKDLAIRRPNYYLGVRGSSFGEQLAKILVESEKVLTKEKPDRFLILGDTNSGLSALVAKRLGIRVFHMEAGNRCFDDRVPEEINRRTIDHCSDILMPYTERSRANLLREGIPGHRIFVTGNPIFEVIRFYDSKIQRSPILGNLGLTSGGYFLVTTHRAENVDVESRLRSLFKGLDQLQREYQVPIILSAHPRLKDRVKQFGFQNQNEKIHFHSPFSFFDFIALERQALCVLSDSGTVQEECSILKVPNVTIRDTTERPETIETGSGILSGVEPDRILACVKVSLYQKGKGLPPEEYTRENVSSTVVKILLGAEGEKGE from the coding sequence ATGAAAATCCTTACACTTCTCGGCACAAGGCCCGAAATTATTCGCCTCAGTTTAATTATGAAAAGTTTGGATGAGGTTTGCGACCATGTCTTGGTTCATAGTGGGCAGAATTTTGAACCCACTTTGAGTGATGTCTTTTTTAAAGACCTGGCCATTCGAAGGCCAAATTATTACCTGGGGGTAAGGGGCAGTTCATTTGGGGAGCAGTTGGCCAAAATTCTAGTGGAGAGTGAAAAGGTTTTGACTAAAGAAAAACCGGATCGCTTTTTGATTTTAGGGGATACCAATAGCGGTCTTTCTGCTCTGGTGGCTAAACGTTTGGGGATTCGGGTTTTTCATATGGAAGCAGGAAACCGTTGTTTTGACGATCGCGTTCCCGAGGAAATCAACCGCCGCACCATTGATCATTGTAGCGATATTTTAATGCCCTATACGGAACGAAGTCGCGCCAATTTACTGAGAGAAGGGATACCGGGTCACCGTATTTTTGTAACGGGTAACCCGATTTTTGAAGTGATTCGTTTTTATGATTCGAAAATCCAGCGGTCACCCATCTTAGGAAATCTTGGCCTGACATCCGGGGGGTATTTTCTGGTGACCACGCATCGAGCTGAAAATGTAGATGTAGAGAGTCGTTTGAGGAGCCTATTTAAAGGGCTTGATCAATTACAGCGAGAGTACCAGGTTCCCATCATTTTAAGTGCACATCCTCGGCTGAAAGACCGGGTCAAGCAATTTGGATTTCAGAACCAAAACGAAAAAATTCATTTTCATTCTCCTTTTTCTTTTTTTGATTTTATTGCTTTGGAGAGACAAGCCCTTTGTGTTTTAAGTGACAGCGGTACCGTCCAAGAGGAGTGTTCCATTCTAAAGGTTCCAAATGTCACCATCCGAGATACAACCGAAAGGCCCGAAACCATTGAAACCGGGAGCGGAATCCTAAGCGGGGTGGAACCGGATCGTATCCTAGCTTGTGTCAAAGTTTCTCTCTATCAAAAAGGAAAGGGGTTGCCTCCCGAGGAGTATACCAGGGAAAATGTTTCTTCAACTGTCGTGAAAATTTTATTGGGGGCTGAAGGGGAAAAGGGCGAATGA
- a CDS encoding polysaccharide biosynthesis protein — translation MLTNKRVVVTGGTGSLGKVLVRRILTGEFGTPKQITVFSRDEAKQHEMRLEYQNLKFATDEVIYRNFEHLLRFHIGDVRDRHSIGAMLRESDVVFNAAALKQVPTCEYFPFEAVQTNILGAENIVREIRDRDLPVETVVGISTDKACKPVNVMGMTKAVQERIFIRANLDCHKTRFVCVRYGNVLASRGSVIPLFQNQISNGGPVTITTPEMTRFLLDLDQAVDTIFAAYQHAHRGETYVPMVPSARVVDITETLIDKRPIQTVVTGIRPGEKIHESLVSEEEAHRTIQRGNFYVIFPILPELRSPLSSEKPIGNEFSSAHHVMTKEALEELLKKCNYLKPHSTGIKENLKV, via the coding sequence ATGTTAACCAATAAAAGGGTTGTTGTGACCGGTGGAACCGGATCTTTAGGGAAGGTCCTGGTTAGGCGAATATTAACCGGAGAATTTGGGACCCCAAAACAGATCACCGTGTTTTCCCGTGATGAAGCAAAGCAACATGAAATGAGATTGGAATACCAAAACCTTAAATTTGCAACGGATGAGGTCATTTACCGGAACTTCGAACATCTATTGCGCTTCCATATCGGTGACGTTAGGGATCGACATAGTATCGGTGCCATGTTGAGGGAATCGGATGTTGTCTTTAATGCCGCCGCACTGAAACAGGTTCCGACGTGTGAATATTTTCCATTCGAAGCGGTTCAGACCAATATTTTGGGAGCAGAAAACATTGTCCGTGAAATTCGAGACCGCGATCTACCCGTAGAGACTGTGGTGGGAATTTCTACGGATAAGGCATGTAAACCGGTCAATGTCATGGGGATGACGAAGGCGGTTCAGGAAAGGATTTTTATTCGTGCCAACCTGGATTGTCATAAAACCCGTTTCGTTTGTGTTCGGTACGGGAATGTTCTCGCATCACGGGGTTCTGTAATTCCATTGTTTCAAAACCAGATTTCCAATGGGGGGCCTGTGACCATCACCACTCCGGAAATGACACGGTTTTTATTGGACTTAGATCAGGCAGTGGATACCATTTTTGCTGCCTATCAACATGCCCACCGAGGGGAAACTTATGTTCCCATGGTTCCATCCGCCCGCGTGGTGGATATTACGGAAACCCTCATCGATAAACGCCCGATCCAAACGGTGGTTACAGGAATCCGTCCGGGAGAAAAAATACATGAATCGCTGGTTTCAGAGGAAGAAGCGCATCGCACCATTCAACGAGGGAATTTCTATGTCATTTTTCCCATTTTGCCGGAACTCCGGTCACCTTTATCTTCTGAAAAACCCATCGGAAATGAGTTTAGTTCTGCCCATCATGTGATGACCAAAGAGGCCCTGGAAGAATTGCTAAAGAAATGCAATTACTTGAAACCCCATTCCACAGGGATCAAAGAAAATTTAAAGGTATGA
- a CDS encoding SDR family oxidoreductase, which yields MRILVLGANGMLGHKLMQVFSSKFEVWGTVRGDVLKFEGHPVLSPSNLVGNVRAEQFETVKKAIGELNPSIVVNGIGLVKQRRLGSNPQSAIMINALFPHQLAQVCELNQVKMIHISTDCVFSGKVGNYSELDIPDGPDLYGRTKLLGEVTGPKALTFRTSLIGRELLGASGLVEWFLSQQGKEVWGYSRSIFSGFTTQAFGKFLLDVIENHGDLQGIWHISSDPISKYDLLQLFKKYFKISIHINGNETLCCDRSLNSGRFRSKFGFLPPTWQEMVQQLAEDPTPYHQMRRIHVNQ from the coding sequence ATGAGGATTTTGGTTTTAGGGGCCAATGGAATGCTGGGACATAAATTAATGCAGGTTTTCTCCTCCAAGTTTGAGGTTTGGGGTACGGTCCGGGGTGACGTTTTAAAATTCGAGGGACACCCAGTCCTGTCCCCTTCCAATTTGGTTGGAAATGTGCGGGCAGAACAGTTTGAAACGGTCAAAAAAGCTATTGGGGAATTGAATCCCTCTATTGTGGTAAATGGAATTGGGCTAGTGAAGCAACGGCGTCTAGGGAGTAATCCCCAGTCTGCCATAATGATTAATGCCTTGTTTCCCCATCAATTGGCTCAGGTCTGCGAATTAAACCAGGTAAAAATGATTCATATTAGTACGGATTGTGTTTTTTCGGGAAAGGTTGGCAATTATTCAGAATTGGATATTCCTGATGGACCGGATCTGTATGGAAGGACCAAATTACTAGGGGAAGTTACCGGGCCAAAGGCATTGACCTTTCGAACGTCCCTAATTGGGCGGGAGCTCCTGGGTGCCAGCGGGTTGGTGGAGTGGTTTTTGAGTCAGCAAGGAAAAGAAGTGTGGGGTTATTCCCGTTCCATTTTCAGTGGTTTTACGACACAGGCCTTTGGAAAGTTTCTTTTAGATGTAATTGAGAACCATGGAGATCTCCAAGGGATTTGGCATATCTCCTCCGACCCCATTAGTAAGTACGACCTTCTTCAACTGTTCAAAAAATATTTTAAAATCAGCATTCATATTAACGGCAATGAGACCCTCTGTTGCGACCGGAGTTTAAACAGCGGCCGGTTCCGTTCTAAATTTGGATTTTTACCTCCGACTTGGCAAGAGATGGTTCAACAATTAGCTGAAGATCCCACCCCCTATCACCAAATGAGGAGGATTCATGTTAACCAATAA